A region from the Sandaracinus amylolyticus genome encodes:
- a CDS encoding tetratricopeptide repeat protein has translation MSERRNRQGWIWGGLLVASLATAVVGLVDWLSSGDADPAPAPLALDQPGMPFDPSGETPEAEPLPEGFVPNLPAVPTLPPGARPERATDEGEEGRMSDLAAEMRLVQEARAMVATEPAVALSLLEQHRARFPDGALREEREVYAIEALAALGRTDEVERRYLEFREDFPESPLTERVQRVVE, from the coding sequence GTGAGCGAGCGGCGCAACAGGCAGGGGTGGATCTGGGGCGGGCTGCTCGTCGCCTCGCTGGCGACCGCGGTCGTCGGGCTCGTGGACTGGCTCTCGAGCGGCGATGCCGATCCCGCGCCCGCGCCGCTCGCGCTCGATCAGCCGGGGATGCCGTTCGATCCGTCGGGCGAGACCCCCGAGGCCGAGCCGCTGCCCGAAGGGTTCGTGCCGAACCTCCCCGCGGTGCCGACGCTCCCGCCGGGCGCGCGACCCGAGCGCGCGACCGACGAGGGTGAAGAGGGCCGGATGAGCGATCTCGCCGCCGAGATGCGCTTGGTCCAGGAGGCGCGCGCGATGGTCGCGACCGAGCCCGCAGTGGCGCTCTCGCTGCTCGAACAGCACCGCGCGCGCTTCCCCGACGGAGCGCTGCGCGAGGAGCGCGAGGTCTACGCGATCGAAGCGCTCGCCGCGCTCGGACGCACCGACGAGGTCGAGCGGCGCTACCTCGAGTTCCGCGAGGACTTCCCGGAGTCGCCTCTGACCGAGCGCGTGCAGCGCGTCGTCGAGTGA
- a CDS encoding MDR family MFS transporter: MKASNRPLTVAALLLSMFMAAMEATVVATAMPTVISELGGIRLYGWVGAAYLLASTVTVPLYGKLADRRGRKPVLLLGIALFLAGSLASGLATSIEQLIVFRGLQGLGAGAVQPIVLTVIGDLYTPAERGKVQGFFGAVWGIAGISGPLIGGAIVATTTWRWIFLINIPFGIAAALVLAFAYREAPRERAGAPLDLAGASTILFASLALLLAASGVAPVLMTIAGVALIALFVVIERRASDPVLPIPLMTRRLIAVTTIASFLLGVAMMGVLTYLPLHVQGVLLGVPTEAGLVIAPMLVGWPIASAMTSRMLVRTGYRKPVWLGALLSAVGLVALAPLVTMRAHPLALAGSMFVFGFGMGLANTAILIGVQASVGWEQRGVVTAATMFARTMGGALGVGALGAVLAARLGRALSPEVVSRLLDPEGRDIVLAQPGVIDALGDALDPLFWGGAIAAGLSLITVLAHPRDEQPPPATAVEAPALAE; this comes from the coding sequence GTGAAAGCTTCGAATCGTCCGCTCACCGTCGCCGCGCTCCTGCTCTCGATGTTCATGGCAGCGATGGAGGCGACGGTCGTCGCCACCGCGATGCCGACGGTGATCAGCGAGCTCGGCGGCATCCGGCTCTACGGCTGGGTCGGCGCCGCGTACCTCCTCGCGTCGACGGTCACCGTCCCGCTCTACGGAAAGCTCGCGGATCGCCGCGGCCGCAAGCCGGTGCTCCTGCTCGGCATCGCGCTGTTCCTCGCGGGCTCGCTCGCCAGCGGCCTCGCGACGTCGATCGAGCAGCTCATCGTGTTCCGTGGCCTCCAAGGGCTCGGCGCCGGCGCGGTGCAGCCGATCGTGCTCACCGTGATCGGCGACCTCTACACGCCCGCCGAGCGCGGCAAGGTGCAGGGCTTCTTCGGCGCGGTGTGGGGCATCGCGGGCATCAGCGGTCCGCTGATCGGCGGCGCGATCGTCGCGACCACGACGTGGCGCTGGATCTTCCTGATCAACATCCCGTTCGGCATCGCGGCCGCGCTGGTGCTCGCCTTCGCCTATCGCGAAGCGCCGCGCGAGCGCGCGGGCGCGCCGCTCGATCTCGCGGGCGCGTCGACGATCCTCTTCGCGTCGCTCGCGCTCCTGCTCGCGGCGTCGGGCGTCGCCCCGGTCTTGATGACGATCGCGGGCGTCGCGCTGATCGCGCTCTTCGTCGTGATCGAGCGCCGCGCGAGCGATCCCGTGCTCCCGATCCCGCTCATGACGCGCCGGCTGATCGCGGTGACGACGATCGCGTCGTTCCTGCTCGGCGTCGCGATGATGGGCGTGCTCACGTACCTGCCGCTGCACGTGCAGGGCGTGCTGCTCGGCGTGCCCACCGAGGCGGGCCTCGTGATCGCGCCGATGCTGGTGGGCTGGCCGATCGCGTCGGCGATGACGAGCCGCATGCTCGTGCGCACCGGCTATCGCAAGCCGGTGTGGCTCGGCGCGTTGCTCTCCGCAGTCGGCCTGGTCGCGCTCGCGCCGCTGGTCACGATGCGGGCCCACCCGCTCGCGCTCGCGGGCTCGATGTTCGTGTTCGGCTTCGGCATGGGCCTCGCGAACACCGCGATCCTGATCGGCGTGCAGGCGAGCGTGGGCTGGGAGCAGCGCGGCGTCGTCACCGCCGCGACGATGTTCGCGCGCACGATGGGCGGCGCGCTCGGCGTCGGCGCGCTCGGCGCGGTGCTCGCGGCGCGGCTCGGCCGCGCGCTCTCGCCCGAGGTCGTCAGCCGCCTGCTCGATCCCGAGGGCCGCGACATCGTGCTCGCGCAGCCGGGCGTGATCGACGCGCTCGGGGACGCGCTCGATCCGCTGTTCTGGGGCGGCGCGATCGCGGCCGGGCTCTCGCTCATCACCGTGCTCGCGCATCCGCGCGACGAGCAGCCTCCGCCCGCGACCGCCGTCGAGGCCCCGGCGCTCGCGGAGTGA
- a CDS encoding alpha/beta fold hydrolase yields the protein MRTAYRALRDRFVIDLAGFVSLGGIDQWISVRGDDVRNPVLVIVHGGPGAVTSIFTSRLRAWERCFTVVHWDQRGAGRTFGRHGARGELSLARLAEDGIELAMHLRARLGHEKVIVLGSSVGSAIALQMVRRRPELFHAYVGVDQNVGDPDGLGHRLAIDALRASGDRRGVRELERIGADPARWTRDDFDRRNRIIAGARTGAPDMIRDVTLPAMLSSPQHGWLDLVDIARGLRFSLGRLHAEVATFDARAGGVCFEVPVIVLQGEHDIVTPHALAARFVDDVDAPYKAFATIEGAGHLAAFAFPERFLEQLTRAWRGSVAR from the coding sequence ATGCGTACAGCGTACCGGGCGCTCCGTGATCGGTTCGTGATCGATCTCGCGGGCTTCGTGTCGCTCGGCGGCATCGATCAGTGGATCTCGGTGCGCGGCGACGACGTGCGCAACCCGGTGCTCGTGATCGTGCACGGCGGGCCGGGCGCGGTGACGTCGATCTTCACGTCGCGCCTGCGCGCGTGGGAGCGCTGCTTCACCGTGGTGCACTGGGATCAGCGCGGCGCCGGCAGGACGTTCGGGCGTCACGGCGCGCGCGGCGAGCTCTCGCTCGCGCGGCTCGCCGAGGACGGCATCGAGCTCGCGATGCACCTGCGAGCGCGGCTCGGGCACGAGAAGGTGATCGTGCTCGGCAGCTCGGTGGGGAGCGCGATCGCGCTGCAGATGGTGCGGCGGCGGCCCGAGCTCTTCCACGCGTACGTCGGTGTCGATCAGAACGTCGGCGACCCCGATGGGCTCGGTCACCGGCTCGCGATCGACGCGCTGCGCGCGAGCGGGGATCGGCGTGGGGTGCGCGAGCTCGAGCGCATCGGCGCCGACCCTGCGCGATGGACGCGCGACGACTTCGATCGGCGCAACCGCATCATCGCGGGCGCGCGCACCGGTGCGCCCGACATGATCCGCGACGTGACGCTGCCTGCGATGCTCTCGTCGCCGCAGCACGGCTGGCTCGATCTCGTCGACATCGCGCGGGGCCTGCGCTTCTCGCTCGGTCGACTCCACGCCGAGGTCGCGACGTTCGACGCGCGCGCGGGCGGGGTGTGCTTCGAGGTGCCGGTGATCGTGCTCCAGGGCGAGCACGACATCGTGACCCCGCACGCGCTCGCCGCGCGCTTCGTCGACGACGTCGACGCGCCGTACAAGGCGTTCGCGACGATCGAGGGCGCGGGACACCTCGCGGCGTTCGCGTTCCCCGAGCGCTTCCTCGAGCAGCTCACTCGCGCGTGGCGCGGATCAGTCGCTCGGTGA
- the serC gene encoding 3-phosphoserine/phosphohydroxythreonine transaminase — protein MARVVNFNAGPAALPLAALEQARDELIDFEGTGMSLLEHSHREAPYEKVHREAIALLRRMLSVPETHDILLMQGGARGQFAIVPMNLLHAGKSADYVVTGTWAKQAHEEAVLFGNMAGAKARVVVSTEKDKKFARIPTKDELAFDPSAAYVHITSNNTLFGTQWQSYPETGDVPLVADMTSDLLSRPIDVSKFGLIYAGAQKNVGPSGVTVVIARKDLIAGGRTDIPQIFRYKSFADSESLFNTPPTFAIYVMRNTLRVLEEQGGIEALTRENAAKAKLLYDTIDASPDFWRAPVEKASRSIMNVVWRLPTEELEKKFLGEAKAASLVGLKGHRSVGGVRASIYNAVRLADVEKLVAFMREFEKKNG, from the coding sequence ATGGCTCGCGTCGTCAATTTCAACGCCGGACCCGCTGCACTGCCGCTCGCCGCTCTCGAGCAGGCGCGCGACGAGCTGATCGACTTCGAGGGCACGGGCATGTCGCTCCTCGAGCACTCGCACCGCGAGGCGCCCTACGAGAAGGTGCACCGCGAGGCCATCGCGCTGCTGCGCCGCATGCTGAGCGTGCCCGAGACCCACGACATCCTGCTCATGCAGGGCGGGGCGCGCGGGCAGTTCGCGATCGTGCCGATGAACCTGCTGCACGCGGGCAAGAGCGCCGACTACGTCGTGACCGGCACGTGGGCGAAGCAGGCGCACGAAGAGGCGGTGCTCTTCGGGAACATGGCGGGCGCGAAGGCGCGCGTCGTGGTGAGCACCGAGAAGGACAAGAAGTTCGCGCGCATCCCGACGAAGGACGAGCTCGCGTTCGATCCGAGCGCGGCGTACGTGCACATCACGTCGAACAACACGCTCTTCGGGACGCAGTGGCAGAGCTATCCGGAGACCGGTGACGTGCCGCTCGTCGCCGACATGACCAGCGATCTGCTCTCGCGCCCGATCGACGTGTCGAAATTCGGGCTCATCTACGCGGGCGCGCAGAAGAACGTCGGGCCCTCGGGCGTGACCGTCGTGATCGCGCGCAAGGATCTGATCGCGGGTGGTCGCACCGACATCCCGCAGATCTTCCGGTACAAGTCGTTCGCCGACAGCGAGTCGCTGTTCAACACGCCGCCGACGTTCGCGATCTACGTGATGCGCAACACGCTGCGCGTGCTCGAGGAGCAGGGCGGCATCGAGGCGCTCACGAGGGAGAACGCGGCGAAGGCGAAGCTGCTCTACGACACGATCGACGCATCGCCGGACTTCTGGCGCGCGCCGGTCGAGAAGGCGTCGCGCTCGATCATGAACGTGGTGTGGCGCCTGCCGACCGAGGAGCTCGAGAAGAAGTTCCTCGGCGAGGCGAAGGCCGCGTCGCTGGTGGGCCTCAAGGGCCACCGCTCGGTCGGTGGCGTGCGCGCGTCGATCTACAACGCGGTGCGCCTCGCCGACGTCGAGAAGCTCGTCGCGTTCATGCGCGAGTTCGAGAAGAAGAACGGATGA
- a CDS encoding SDR family oxidoreductase yields the protein MTGAGFVVGATGLTGRHVVTRLVARGHGAIAHVRPDSPSLESWRARFSEMGARLDATPWDEGAMRATLIAHRPTWVFGCLGTTRARAREAARAGRDASKESYDAVDVALTEMTIRAAKDAGVQRFVYLSSIGAGDGAQNAYLAARTKVETTLRESGLPYTIVRPSFILGDRDAPRAGENVFGAIADAGLSLVGALGGAKVRDRYRSITGEQLAQAMVAIAEDPGWRDRIADGVDLQRLVR from the coding sequence ATGACGGGGGCGGGGTTCGTGGTGGGCGCGACCGGGCTGACGGGACGCCACGTAGTCACGCGATTGGTGGCGCGAGGGCACGGAGCGATCGCGCACGTGCGGCCCGACTCTCCATCGCTCGAGTCGTGGCGCGCGCGCTTCTCGGAGATGGGCGCGCGCCTCGACGCCACGCCCTGGGACGAGGGCGCGATGCGCGCGACGCTGATCGCGCACCGTCCGACGTGGGTGTTCGGGTGCCTCGGCACGACACGCGCGAGGGCGCGTGAGGCCGCGCGCGCCGGGCGCGACGCGAGCAAGGAGAGCTACGACGCCGTCGACGTCGCGCTCACCGAGATGACGATCCGCGCGGCGAAGGACGCGGGCGTGCAGCGCTTCGTGTACCTGTCGTCGATCGGCGCGGGCGACGGCGCGCAGAACGCGTACCTCGCGGCGCGCACGAAGGTGGAGACGACGCTGCGGGAGAGCGGCCTTCCGTACACGATCGTGCGGCCCTCGTTCATCCTCGGGGATCGCGACGCGCCGCGCGCGGGCGAGAACGTCTTCGGCGCGATCGCGGACGCGGGCCTGAGCCTCGTGGGCGCGCTCGGCGGCGCGAAGGTGCGGGATCGGTATCGATCGATCACCGGCGAGCAGCTCGCGCAGGCGATGGTGGCGATCGCCGAGGACCCGGGGTGGCGCGATCGGATCGCGGACGGAGTCGATCTGCAGCGGCTCGTGCGCTGA
- a CDS encoding NFACT RNA binding domain-containing protein codes for MASARIAAHFREQIRSGALRPGERLPPVRELARRWRVALATASRAIAVLKQEGLVRAEPRVGTIVAARSRARTDPELTPESIVRAAITIADVEGLDAVSMRSVAGALGAPAMSLYRHVPSKDELLLAMIDACFAELPEHAPSGAWRADLGAAMRAQWKLHRAHPWLVRALSITRPQMLPNGMRFAESVLRPLDGLGLDPGEMMRTYLVLMSFVRGVAIGVDAELEAEATSGMTNDEWIAQREPSFAAALEGSSYPTLARMIAAPRLDVELDAVFELGLARLLDGIDAMLRAPSRVMLAPVMGSRGRPYRTFVIDGIEVLVGRADEDNDHLTFHVAKKRDLWLHVGGGTPGSHVVVRSPERGDPPDAVVERAAQLAAWYSKARGAPRVEVHVCRVSDVSKPKGAPAGKVEIKRFSKRKVTPTRGDAEGDD; via the coding sequence ATGGCCTCCGCTCGCATCGCCGCGCACTTCCGAGAGCAGATCCGATCGGGCGCGCTGCGACCCGGCGAGCGCCTCCCTCCGGTGCGCGAGCTCGCGCGCCGATGGCGCGTCGCGCTCGCGACGGCGAGCCGTGCGATCGCCGTTCTCAAGCAGGAGGGGCTCGTGCGCGCCGAGCCGCGCGTCGGCACGATCGTCGCCGCGCGATCCCGCGCGCGCACCGACCCCGAGCTCACGCCGGAGAGCATCGTGCGCGCCGCGATCACGATCGCCGACGTCGAGGGCCTCGACGCGGTCTCGATGCGCAGCGTCGCGGGTGCGCTCGGCGCGCCCGCGATGTCGCTCTATCGCCACGTGCCGAGCAAGGACGAGCTCCTGCTCGCGATGATCGACGCGTGCTTCGCCGAGCTGCCCGAGCACGCGCCGAGCGGCGCGTGGCGCGCCGATCTCGGCGCAGCGATGCGCGCACAGTGGAAGCTCCATCGCGCGCATCCGTGGCTCGTGCGCGCGCTCTCGATCACCCGCCCCCAGATGCTCCCGAACGGCATGCGCTTCGCGGAGTCGGTGCTGCGCCCGCTCGACGGGCTCGGCCTCGATCCCGGCGAGATGATGCGCACCTACCTCGTGCTCATGAGCTTCGTGCGCGGCGTCGCGATCGGAGTGGACGCCGAGCTCGAGGCCGAGGCGACGAGCGGCATGACGAACGACGAGTGGATCGCCCAGCGCGAGCCCTCGTTCGCCGCAGCGCTCGAGGGAAGCTCGTACCCGACGCTCGCGCGCATGATCGCGGCGCCGCGCCTCGACGTCGAGCTCGACGCTGTCTTCGAGCTCGGCCTCGCGCGCCTGCTCGACGGTATCGACGCGATGCTCCGCGCGCCGTCGCGCGTCATGCTCGCGCCCGTCATGGGCAGTCGCGGCAGGCCGTATCGAACGTTCGTGATCGACGGCATCGAGGTGCTCGTCGGGCGCGCCGACGAGGACAACGATCACCTCACGTTCCACGTCGCGAAGAAGCGCGACCTCTGGCTCCACGTCGGCGGCGGGACGCCGGGCAGTCACGTCGTGGTGCGCAGCCCCGAGCGCGGCGATCCGCCCGACGCCGTCGTCGAGCGCGCTGCGCAGCTCGCCGCGTGGTACTCGAAGGCGCGCGGCGCGCCGCGCGTCGAGGTGCACGTGTGCCGCGTGTCCGACGTCTCGAAGCCGAAGGGCGCGCCCGCGGGCAAGGTCGAGATCAAGCGCTTCTCGAAGCGCAAGGTGACGCCGACGCGCGGCGACGCAGAGGGCGACGATTGA
- the aceA gene encoding isocitrate lyase: MHLARAEPERRTDVANPIQKDTDSFSDPRWKGVVRPYSEEQVLKLRGSVRVEYTLADKGARRLWKSMKEKPFVRTLGALTGGQAVQMARAGLDGIYCSGWQVAADANTSGHTYPDQSLYPADSVPKLVERINNALARADQIDWSEGKTGRDYFLPIVADAEAGFGGPLNAYELMKNMIKAGAAGVHFEDQLASEKKCGHLGGKVLVPTAQFERSLLAARLAADVCGVPTVLIARTDAESAKLLTSDIDDRDKPFCTGERSAEGYYYVKQGIEPCIARAKAYAKIADLIWMETSTPDLKLAKQFSEAVLKDNPDKMLAYNCSPSFNWKKNLDEATIAKFQKELGAMGYKFQFVTLAGFHVQNYSTFMLSADYNERGMAAYSELQQKEFAAESVGYTSTKHQHEVGTGYFDVISEIVSQGQSSTKALKGSTEEDQFH; this comes from the coding sequence ATGCACCTCGCGAGAGCCGAGCCTGAGAGGAGAACCGACGTGGCCAATCCGATCCAGAAGGACACCGATTCGTTCAGCGATCCTCGTTGGAAGGGCGTCGTCCGCCCGTACTCCGAGGAGCAGGTCCTCAAGCTCCGCGGCTCCGTTCGCGTCGAGTACACCCTCGCCGACAAGGGCGCGCGTCGCCTCTGGAAGTCGATGAAGGAGAAGCCGTTCGTCCGCACGCTCGGCGCCCTCACGGGCGGCCAGGCGGTGCAGATGGCGCGCGCGGGCCTCGACGGCATCTACTGCTCGGGCTGGCAGGTCGCCGCGGACGCGAACACGTCGGGCCACACGTATCCCGACCAGTCGCTCTATCCCGCCGACTCGGTGCCGAAGCTCGTCGAGCGCATCAACAACGCGCTGGCGCGCGCCGACCAGATCGACTGGTCGGAGGGCAAGACCGGTCGCGACTACTTCCTTCCGATCGTCGCGGACGCGGAGGCCGGCTTCGGCGGCCCGCTCAACGCGTACGAGCTGATGAAGAACATGATCAAGGCGGGCGCCGCGGGCGTCCACTTCGAGGATCAGCTCGCCAGCGAGAAGAAGTGCGGCCACCTCGGCGGCAAGGTGCTCGTGCCGACCGCGCAGTTCGAGCGCTCGCTGCTCGCGGCGCGTCTCGCGGCGGACGTCTGCGGCGTCCCGACGGTGCTCATCGCGCGCACCGACGCGGAGAGCGCGAAGCTCCTCACGAGCGACATCGACGATCGCGACAAGCCCTTCTGCACGGGTGAGCGCTCGGCCGAGGGCTACTACTACGTCAAGCAGGGCATCGAGCCCTGCATCGCGCGCGCGAAGGCGTACGCGAAGATCGCGGACCTGATCTGGATGGAGACCTCGACTCCGGATCTGAAGCTCGCGAAGCAGTTCTCGGAGGCGGTCCTCAAGGACAACCCCGACAAGATGCTCGCGTACAACTGCTCGCCGTCCTTCAACTGGAAGAAGAACCTCGACGAGGCGACCATCGCGAAGTTCCAGAAGGAGCTCGGCGCGATGGGCTACAAGTTCCAGTTCGTCACGCTCGCGGGCTTCCACGTCCAGAACTACTCGACGTTCATGCTCAGCGCCGACTACAACGAGCGCGGCATGGCGGCGTACTCGGAGCTCCAGCAGAAGGAGTTCGCGGCCGAGTCGGTGGGCTACACCTCGACGAAGCACCAGCACGAGGTCGGCACCGGCTACTTCGACGTGATCAGCGAGATCGTGTCGCAGGGCCAGAGCTCGACGAAGGCGCTCAAGGGCTCGACCGAGGAAGATCAGTTCCATTGA
- the aceB gene encoding malate synthase A: MTQQLDMPAGVRVLGSTVEGDRAAILTRPALEFVADLVRTFRPRIEERLAARAERHARFANGERLDFLAATKSVREGDWKCAPLPKDILDRRVEITGPVDRKMIINALNSGASVFMADFEDANAPTWDNCIEGQVNLRDAVARTISFSSGAKSYRLNDETAVLFVRPRGFHLWEKNVEVDGKPVPGMLFDFGLYFFHNAKRLLESGSGPYFYLPKMESHLEARVWNDVFLRAQEKLGVPAGSIKATCLIETLPGCFEMDEILYELRQHSAGLNCGRWDYIFSYIKVHATDATRVLPDRSQVGMTQPFMRAYSRLVIKTCHRRGVHAMGGMAAQIPVKGDEAENERAFEKVRADKLREVTDGHDGTWVAHPALVPVAKKVFDEHMKEANQIASGKQSDWNPTAADLIAAPQGPKTLEGLKHNVLVGIQYVEAWLKGSGAVPLYNLMEDAATAEISRTQVWQWVQHGCALEDGTKVTRELVAKIIDEEMNVIESEIGVERVKSGRFEDAKRIFLRVSTESPLIEFLTLPAYEELRHAPDAPRESRA, encoded by the coding sequence ATGACACAGCAACTCGACATGCCCGCCGGCGTGCGCGTCCTCGGCTCGACCGTCGAGGGAGACCGCGCTGCCATCCTCACGCGCCCCGCGCTCGAGTTCGTCGCGGACCTCGTCCGCACGTTCCGCCCGCGCATCGAGGAGCGCCTCGCGGCCCGCGCCGAGCGTCACGCACGGTTCGCGAACGGCGAGCGCCTCGACTTCCTCGCCGCGACCAAGAGCGTCCGCGAGGGCGACTGGAAGTGCGCGCCGCTGCCGAAGGACATCCTCGATCGCCGCGTCGAGATCACGGGCCCCGTCGACCGCAAGATGATCATCAACGCGCTCAACTCGGGCGCGAGCGTGTTCATGGCGGACTTCGAGGACGCCAACGCGCCGACCTGGGACAACTGCATCGAGGGACAGGTCAACCTGCGCGACGCGGTCGCGCGCACGATCTCCTTCTCGAGCGGCGCGAAGAGCTATCGCCTCAACGACGAGACTGCGGTCCTCTTCGTTCGTCCGCGCGGCTTCCATCTCTGGGAGAAGAACGTCGAAGTCGACGGCAAGCCGGTGCCCGGCATGCTCTTCGATTTCGGTCTCTACTTCTTCCACAACGCGAAGCGCCTCCTCGAGAGCGGCAGTGGCCCGTACTTCTATCTGCCGAAGATGGAGAGCCACCTCGAGGCGCGCGTGTGGAACGACGTGTTCCTCCGCGCCCAGGAGAAGCTCGGCGTGCCCGCGGGGTCGATCAAGGCGACGTGCCTGATCGAGACGCTGCCCGGCTGCTTCGAGATGGACGAGATCCTCTACGAGCTGCGCCAGCACTCGGCCGGGCTCAACTGCGGTCGCTGGGACTACATCTTCTCGTACATCAAGGTCCACGCGACCGACGCGACGCGCGTGCTCCCCGATCGCTCGCAGGTCGGGATGACGCAGCCGTTCATGCGCGCCTATTCGCGGCTCGTGATCAAGACCTGTCACCGCCGCGGCGTGCACGCGATGGGCGGCATGGCGGCGCAGATCCCGGTGAAGGGCGACGAGGCGGAGAACGAGCGCGCCTTCGAGAAGGTGCGCGCCGACAAGCTCCGCGAGGTCACCGACGGACACGACGGGACCTGGGTCGCGCACCCCGCGCTCGTGCCGGTCGCGAAGAAGGTCTTCGACGAGCACATGAAGGAGGCCAATCAGATCGCGAGTGGCAAGCAATCGGATTGGAATCCGACTGCCGCCGATCTGATCGCCGCGCCACAGGGCCCGAAGACGCTCGAGGGCCTGAAGCACAACGTGCTGGTCGGTATCCAGTACGTCGAAGCGTGGCTGAAGGGCAGCGGCGCAGTCCCGCTCTACAACCTGATGGAGGATGCCGCGACCGCCGAGATCTCGCGCACGCAGGTCTGGCAGTGGGTCCAGCACGGTTGTGCGCTCGAGGACGGGACCAAGGTCACGCGCGAACTCGTCGCGAAGATCATCGACGAAGAGATGAACGTCATCGAGTCGGAGATCGGCGTCGAGCGCGTGAAGTCCGGCCGCTTCGAGGATGCGAAGCGCATTTTCCTGCGGGTCTCGACCGAGAGCCCGCTGATCGAGTTCCTGACCCTTCCTGCCTACGAGGAGCTCCGGCATGCGCCCGATGCACCTCGCGAGAGCCGAGCCTGA
- a CDS encoding class I SAM-dependent methyltransferase — translation MREGEASRTALGVALLRAIATSADALHDVRDPIAESLLPPSLALAPHVLARAPTVARVLSGGLLDHVALRTAAIDRALRDLFTEEPARTQLVILGAGLDARAWRLAELSRAVVFEVDVVASQRIKTRKLQHVKALAREVRFVEVDFARGELAGELEDHRHDARAPTVWLWEGVTPYLDRAAIDETLRTIEARSAPGSVLLVTYLTPEHVRVPALLLPAVKRAFAMLGEPLVGAMRTPEMHSLLRAHGFAIDDDSGSYDWARDTRSKKPVLEITERLIRATRE, via the coding sequence ATGCGAGAAGGCGAAGCGAGCCGAACCGCCCTGGGCGTCGCCCTGCTGCGCGCGATCGCGACCAGCGCGGATGCGCTGCACGACGTGCGCGATCCGATCGCGGAGTCGCTGCTCCCACCTTCGCTCGCGCTCGCGCCGCACGTGCTCGCGCGCGCGCCCACCGTCGCGCGCGTGCTCTCGGGCGGCCTGCTCGATCACGTCGCGCTGCGCACCGCCGCGATCGATCGCGCGCTCCGCGACCTCTTCACCGAAGAGCCCGCGCGGACGCAGCTCGTGATCCTCGGCGCCGGGCTCGACGCGCGCGCATGGCGCCTGGCCGAGCTGTCGCGCGCGGTGGTCTTCGAGGTCGACGTCGTCGCGAGCCAGCGCATCAAGACGCGCAAGCTCCAGCACGTGAAGGCCCTCGCGCGCGAGGTGCGCTTCGTCGAGGTCGACTTCGCGCGCGGCGAGCTCGCGGGAGAGCTCGAAGATCATCGCCACGATGCGCGCGCGCCCACGGTGTGGCTCTGGGAGGGCGTCACGCCGTACCTCGATCGCGCCGCGATCGACGAGACGCTGCGCACGATCGAGGCGCGCTCGGCGCCCGGCTCGGTGCTCCTCGTCACGTATCTCACGCCCGAGCACGTGCGCGTCCCCGCGCTGCTCCTGCCCGCGGTGAAGCGCGCGTTCGCGATGCTCGGCGAGCCGCTCGTCGGCGCGATGCGAACCCCCGAGATGCACTCGCTGCTGCGCGCGCACGGCTTCGCGATCGACGACGACTCCGGCTCGTACGACTGGGCGCGCGACACGCGCTCGAAGAAGCCGGTGCTCGAGATCACCGAGCGACTGATCCGCGCCACGCGCGAGTGA